A single region of the Denticeps clupeoides chromosome 18, fDenClu1.1, whole genome shotgun sequence genome encodes:
- the LOC114768511 gene encoding matrin-3-like isoform X4 has protein sequence MYTDWSPQMSSIRSTELHCLGSENRLGGLLGHSPQDMGMQRGGMSSSWGSSPGFSRRSQPFSRPGKFRSRVVVLKYERKPLSSNGLWALAKPFGTVCESLVLKKKAFLEMSSHEEAQAMADYYQRKTARVHGKEVHVYLSQDLLVIEKEPLKDNRRAAKDGPSQVVFLSNLPRDADISKDLLAAAEKFGIVEKHLFFKKEAFVQMQSPEDAEMLVKYYTLNPLTINSRTIRLNICTKYKTLVVNPLRSGADASGRDSRSSKTDSRRHRSSSATGPIEKPEVPSEDDVESGDVVVGVVESDENEEDVKEEEMAPSADVEQPEPEDRTAKDGCDETVAEKEGGGGGGGEARDDYPKAKEGGDDAEKMVQPDLSESTEAAKYEETEHAPQAEGDECPEEAADKQSVQSGEPGPSENLDEFVTLDELEQEEVSDQPDSGDGAQGASVKGSEKTVGMRVVRIIGYKRGPGYLDQMMSLAKPFGTVVRHLILYVRPEAFLELSSEEEAKAMVSFYNRNVIPSICGKPVKIYHSQTYATIQVRLYPHPTLSLTKDCELKVVFLPPQSRKVLYVSRYPEHASDADILKIAAPFGEVKRYLMNRSRNECFIEMERGDDAREMAEAYNANPPKLHGKQLTVYVAAKYKELRHGIRPPTPEPEEQRAAKRDRAEMDGSTMMDEDPLPKKTKEESSAEQQEVVEAAQDKPAEIQQIKCDETEIISAAAAAAEKPAESKDSASNQDAVKPETTSLGPYEADVSVGTEFVKIGYFCKLCFLFYSNEHSAKVLHCRGKAHYENLKKYLDQKKTKEDPNSGSK, from the exons AT GTATACTGATTGGAGCCCTCAGATGTCCTCCATCAGAAG TACGGAGCTTCATTGCCTGGGGTCAGAAAACCGACTTGGGGGTTTATTGGGACACTCTCCACAGGACATGGGGATGCAGAGAGGAGGGATGAGCTCCAGTTGGG GTTCCAGTCCAGGCTTTTCAAGAAGATCCCAGCCGTTCTCTCGGCCAGGAAAG TTCAGAAGCAGGGTGGTGGTTCTGAAATATGAACGCAAGCCCCTGTCTTCAAATGGTCTCTGGGCTCTGGCCAAACCCTTTGGTACTGTCTGTGAAAGCCTTGTGCTAAAGAAGAAG GCATTCCTTGAAATGAGCTCTCATGAAGAGGCTCAAGCCATGGCCGACTACTATCAGCGAAAGACTGCCAGAGTCCATGGAAAAGAGGTTCATGTGTACTTGTCACAAGATCTTTTGGTGATTGAG aaAGAACCTCTGAAGGATAACAGGAGAGCTGCTAAAGATGGTCCGAGCCAAGTGGTTTTCCTCTCAAACCTACCAAGAGATGCTGACATCTCAAAAGATTTGCTCGCTGCCGCAGAAAAATTTGGAATAGTAGAGAAGCATCTGTTCTTCAAGAAAGAG GCATTTGTTCAAATGCAAAGTCCTGAGGACGCTGAGATGTTGGTGAAGTATTACACTCTGAATCCTCTTACCATCAACAGCAGAACCATCCGCTTGAACATTTGCACCAAATACAAGACCTTGGT AGTAAATCCTTTAAGAAGCGGAGCAGATGCCAGTGGAAGGGATAGCCGCAGCTCCAAAACAGATTCCAGGAGACACAGGTCCTCCTCAGCCACAGGACCAATTGAGAAACCCGAAGTCCCCAGTGAAGATGACGTGGAATCTGGTGATGTGGTGGTTGGGGTTGTGGAGTCAGATGAAAACGAGGAAGACGTGAAGGAAGAAGAAATGGCACCGTCGGCTGATGTAGAACAGCCTGAGCCAGAAGACAGAACTGCCAAAGACGGATGTGATGAGACTGTGGCCGAAAaagagggtggtggtggtggtggtggtgaggctCGAGATGACTATCCCAAAGCCAAAGAAGGTGGTGATGATGCTGAGAAAATGGTCCAACCTGATTTGTCAGAATCCACTGAAGCAGCTAAATATGAAGAAACTGAACATGCGCCACAGGCTGAGGGAGATGAGTGTCCAGAAGAGGCAGCAGACAAGCAG TCTGTGCAGTCTGGCGAGCCTGGCCCCTCAGAGAATCTGGATGAGTTTGTGACTCTTGACGAGTTGGAGCAAGAGGAAGTGTCAGACCAACCCGACTCTGGTGATGGAGCTCAAGGTGCCTCTG TAAAAGGGTCAGAAAAGACAGTG GGTATGAGGGTTGTCCGAATAATTGGATACAAACGGGGACCGGGATACCTTGACCAGATGATGTCTCTGGCAAAACCATTTGGAACAGTGGTCAGACACCTCATTCTTTATGTTAGACCTGAG gcTTTTCTAGAACTTTCTAGTGAAGAAGAGGCAAAGGCCATGGTCAGTTTTTACAACCGTAATGTAATCCCATCCATTTGTGGGAAACCAGTGAAGATCTACCATTCACAGACATACGCAACAATACAGGTCAGATTGTACCCCCATCCCACCCTCTCTCTTACAAAGGACTGCGAGTTGAAAGttgtttttctccccccacAGAGCAGAAAAGTGCTTTATGTTAGTCGCTATCCGGAGCATGCGTCCGatgcagacattttaaaaatcgCAGCACCATTTGGGGAAGTTAAACGTTACCTCATGAACCGGAGTCGCAATGAG tgtttcatTGAAATGGAAAGAGGTGATGATGCCAGGGAGATGGCTGAGGCCTACAATGCCAATCCACCTAAACTTCATGGCAAACAGCTCACTGTATATGTGGCTGCCAAGTACAAAGAACTCCGACATGG AATTAGACCACCAACACCAGAGCCAGAGGAGCAGAGGGCAGCTAAAAGGGATCGGGCAGAAATGGATGGGAGCACCATGATGGATGAGGATCCTCTTCCGAAAAAAACCAAGGAAGAGAGTAGTGCAGAGCAGCAGGAAGTAGTGGAGGCGGCACAGGATAAACCTGCTGAG ATTCAGCAAATCAAATGTGATGAAACTGAGatcatttctgctgctgctgctgctgctgagaaaCCTGCAGAGAGCAAAGATTCTGCCAGCAATCAAGATGCTGTTAAACCAGAGACCACCTCACTTGGACCATATGAAGCTGACGTCTCTGTGG GTACAGAGTTTGTGAAGATAGGATATTTTTGCAAGCTCTGCTTTCTTTTTTACTCCAATGAACACTCTGCCAAGGTGCTTCATTGCCGCGGCAAAGCCCATTATGAAAATCTCAAG AAATACCTGGATCAGAAGAAGACAAAGGAGGATCCTAATTCTGGGTCAAAATAA